The proteins below come from a single Moritella sp. F3 genomic window:
- the topA gene encoding type I DNA topoisomerase, whose protein sequence is MGRSLVIVESPAKAKTINKYLGKDYIVKSSVGHVRDLPTSGGAAKKRAGAPTLAQQTKGMTPEAKAAFKQKRDKKALYSRMGIDPENDWAATYQILPGKEKVVAELQQLAEKADIVYLATDLDREGEAIAWHLREIIGGDDSRFQRVTFNEITKTAIQEAFEQPSELNIDCVNAQQARRFLDRVVGYMVSPLLWQKIARGLSAGRVQSVAVRLIVDKERDIKAFIPEEFWDINTDLVTSLGEALRVEAVKYAGEAFKPVNEAQATKAVTDLQNASYSLLKRDDRATSSKPKAPFITSTLQQAASTRHSYGVKRTMGLAQRLYEGGYITYMRTDSTNLSKDAVESARGLIETKYGKEYLPEEPNLYGSKKGAQEAHEAIRPSDVNVMSGDLQGMDDDAKKLYELIWRQFVACQMVPAQYDSTKLTIAAGEYQLTAKGRTMRFPGWTKALPPMSKKSEDENNLPVLEAGEKLELIAVDPLQHFTKPPARFNEASLVKELEKRGIGRPSTYASIITTIQDRGYVKSENRRFFAEKMGEIVTERLTESFEELMNFDFTASMESQLDGVAEGKLNWIDVLNEFFGDFKKQLITAGAEVAEGGMRSNEMVITDIECPTCQREMGIRTATTGVFLGCVGYNLPPKERCKKTINLVSGEEAIDLLNENAETEALMAKRRCPKCSTAMDSYLIDETRKLHVCGNNPECTGYEVEKGEFKLKGYDGPVVECDRCMNDMQLKNGRFGKYMGCTNEECKNTRKILKSGEVAPPKEDPVFLPELECEKSDAYFVLRDGAAGIFLAANTFPKSRETRAPLIEELVRFRDRISEKFYYLADAPAQDPAGNKAIVRFSRKTKEQYVMTEVEKKATGWTAHYINGKWVEEEKKKVAKKAVKKVAKKKPATEK, encoded by the coding sequence TCAATAAATACCTTGGCAAAGACTACATTGTTAAATCAAGTGTTGGTCACGTGCGTGATTTACCGACCAGTGGTGGCGCAGCCAAAAAAAGAGCGGGTGCCCCGACTCTTGCTCAGCAAACTAAAGGCATGACGCCTGAAGCAAAAGCTGCATTTAAACAAAAACGTGACAAAAAAGCGTTATATTCTCGTATGGGCATCGATCCTGAAAATGACTGGGCAGCAACATATCAGATCTTGCCTGGTAAAGAGAAAGTCGTCGCAGAGTTACAACAATTAGCTGAAAAAGCAGACATTGTTTATCTCGCAACCGATTTAGACCGCGAGGGGGAAGCTATTGCATGGCACCTGCGGGAAATTATTGGTGGTGATGATTCTCGTTTTCAACGTGTTACGTTTAACGAAATTACGAAGACTGCGATCCAAGAAGCATTTGAACAACCATCAGAACTGAACATTGATTGTGTTAACGCACAACAAGCGCGTCGTTTCTTAGATCGTGTTGTTGGCTATATGGTATCACCGTTACTTTGGCAAAAGATCGCCCGCGGTTTATCAGCTGGACGTGTTCAGTCGGTAGCTGTGCGTTTAATCGTAGACAAAGAACGTGATATTAAAGCATTCATCCCAGAAGAGTTTTGGGACATAAATACCGACTTAGTCACTTCACTTGGTGAAGCATTACGTGTCGAAGCGGTTAAATATGCTGGTGAAGCTTTTAAACCTGTTAATGAAGCGCAAGCGACGAAAGCGGTTACTGACTTACAAAATGCCAGTTATTCGTTATTAAAACGTGATGACAGAGCAACGAGCAGTAAACCAAAAGCACCCTTTATTACGTCAACGCTACAGCAGGCTGCAAGTACGCGCCATAGCTATGGCGTTAAACGTACGATGGGCTTAGCGCAGCGTTTATATGAAGGTGGTTACATTACCTATATGCGTACCGACTCAACAAACTTGAGTAAAGATGCTGTAGAAAGTGCCCGCGGTCTCATTGAAACAAAATACGGTAAAGAGTATTTACCTGAAGAGCCGAATTTATACGGTTCTAAGAAAGGCGCGCAAGAAGCCCATGAAGCGATCCGACCTTCTGATGTCAACGTGATGTCAGGTGATTTACAAGGTATGGATGATGATGCGAAAAAATTATATGAATTAATTTGGCGTCAGTTTGTTGCTTGTCAAATGGTACCTGCGCAATACGATTCAACTAAATTGACGATTGCTGCTGGCGAGTATCAGCTTACCGCGAAGGGACGTACTATGCGTTTCCCTGGTTGGACTAAAGCACTGCCACCAATGAGCAAAAAGTCTGAAGATGAAAATAATCTTCCGGTACTTGAAGCGGGTGAAAAACTTGAGTTGATTGCGGTAGATCCATTACAGCATTTCACTAAGCCGCCTGCGCGTTTTAATGAAGCGTCGTTGGTTAAAGAATTAGAAAAACGTGGTATTGGTCGTCCGTCTACGTATGCGTCGATTATCACGACAATTCAAGATCGTGGTTATGTGAAATCTGAAAACCGTCGTTTCTTCGCTGAGAAAATGGGTGAGATCGTTACTGAACGTCTAACCGAAAGCTTTGAAGAGCTAATGAACTTCGATTTCACCGCGAGCATGGAGTCTCAACTTGATGGGGTTGCTGAAGGCAAGCTTAATTGGATTGATGTACTGAATGAATTCTTTGGTGACTTCAAAAAACAACTAATCACAGCGGGTGCTGAAGTAGCTGAAGGCGGTATGCGCTCTAACGAAATGGTTATCACGGATATTGAATGTCCGACATGCCAACGTGAGATGGGTATCCGTACCGCTACAACGGGTGTATTCCTAGGTTGTGTTGGTTATAACTTGCCACCAAAAGAACGTTGTAAGAAAACGATTAACTTGGTATCAGGTGAAGAAGCGATTGATCTGCTTAATGAGAATGCTGAAACTGAAGCGCTTATGGCAAAACGTCGCTGCCCTAAATGTAGCACTGCAATGGATAGCTACCTGATTGACGAAACACGTAAACTGCACGTTTGTGGTAATAACCCTGAATGTACTGGCTACGAAGTCGAGAAAGGTGAATTTAAGCTAAAAGGCTATGATGGCCCTGTCGTTGAATGTGACCGTTGTATGAATGATATGCAGCTTAAAAATGGCCGTTTCGGCAAATATATGGGCTGTACTAACGAAGAATGTAAGAATACGCGTAAGATCCTGAAAAGTGGTGAAGTTGCGCCGCCAAAAGAAGATCCTGTTTTCCTTCCTGAATTGGAATGTGAAAAATCGGATGCTTACTTTGTGCTACGCGACGGTGCTGCTGGTATCTTCTTAGCGGCGAATACCTTCCCTAAATCTCGTGAGACCCGTGCTCCCTTGATTGAAGAGTTAGTGCGCTTCAGAGACCGCATTTCAGAGAAGTTCTATTACTTAGCTGATGCGCCAGCGCAAGATCCTGCTGGTAACAAAGCGATTGTCCGTTTTAGCCGTAAAACCAAGGAACAATATGTGATGACCGAAGTGGAGAAGAAAGCTACGGGTTGGACAGCGCATTACATCAATGGCAAATGGGTTGAAGAAGAGAAGAAGAAAGTAGCTAAGAAAGCAGTTAAAAAAGTAGCGAAGAAAAAGCCTGCCACTGAAAAGTAG
- a CDS encoding glycosyltransferase family 4 protein, translated as MKKIALVLKGYPRLSETFIAQEIRALELRGFDITLVSLRHPTDTSTHPIHQQIEADVLYLPEYLHDEPLRVLKAFWKLGTQFSLVKVFKQFFRDLKRDTSRGRVRRFGQSLVLAAEMPEGVEQMYAHFLHTPASVTRYAALVNDLPWSCSAHAKDIWTTEQWDLSEKLEELEWLSTCTAANHDYLQSLAKDPSKVHLVYHGLDFTRFQHVDRVSRADVNGSSADNPVKIISVGRAVPKKGYDDLLNALAKLPKDLHWQLTHIGGGGILKALRQQAKELGIEQHIEWQGAQPQLAVLEAYRESDLFVLASKIVADGDRDGMPNVLMEAQSQSVCCLATDISGIPELIDSGENGVLVESNHVAQLTEALADLLRDGDKRERLGVEGQKQLHRRFDVKIGIDQLEKLFDNRG; from the coding sequence GTGAAGAAAATTGCATTAGTACTTAAAGGCTATCCACGCCTGTCTGAAACCTTTATTGCGCAAGAAATTCGTGCGCTAGAACTACGCGGTTTCGATATTACCTTAGTTTCGTTACGTCATCCGACTGATACCAGTACTCACCCGATCCATCAACAAATAGAAGCGGACGTACTGTATTTACCTGAGTATTTGCATGATGAACCATTACGGGTTTTAAAAGCATTTTGGAAGTTGGGGACTCAATTCTCACTGGTTAAAGTATTTAAGCAATTTTTCCGTGATTTAAAACGTGATACTAGCCGTGGCCGCGTTCGTCGCTTTGGTCAAAGCTTAGTATTAGCCGCAGAAATGCCTGAGGGAGTTGAACAAATGTATGCACACTTTCTGCATACGCCAGCGTCAGTAACTCGTTATGCGGCATTGGTAAATGACTTACCTTGGTCTTGTTCTGCGCACGCTAAAGATATTTGGACAACTGAGCAATGGGATTTATCAGAAAAGCTTGAAGAATTAGAATGGCTATCGACTTGTACAGCCGCCAATCATGATTACTTACAATCTCTCGCTAAAGACCCAAGCAAGGTACATTTGGTTTATCACGGTTTAGACTTCACACGCTTTCAACATGTAGATCGCGTTTCTCGTGCTGATGTGAATGGTAGCTCTGCGGATAACCCGGTAAAAATTATCAGTGTTGGTCGTGCGGTACCGAAGAAAGGCTATGATGACTTATTGAATGCGCTGGCGAAATTGCCAAAAGATCTACACTGGCAGTTAACCCATATTGGCGGCGGCGGTATTTTGAAAGCGTTACGCCAGCAGGCTAAAGAGCTTGGTATTGAGCAGCACATTGAATGGCAAGGCGCACAACCACAATTAGCCGTGCTTGAAGCATATCGTGAAAGTGATTTGTTTGTACTAGCAAGTAAGATTGTTGCTGATGGCGATAGAGACGGTATGCCGAATGTATTGATGGAAGCACAAAGCCAGTCAGTATGTTGCTTGGCAACGGATATTTCTGGTATCCCAGAGCTGATTGACAGTGGTGAAAATGGCGTATTAGTCGAGTCTAATCATGTGGCACAGCTAACGGAAGCATTAGCCGATTTACTCCGTGATGGTGATAAGCGTGAACGTTTAGGTGTAGAAGGGCAAAAGCAGCTGCACCGACGTTTTGATGTCAAAATTGGCATCGACCAGTTAGAAAAGCTGTTTGATAATCGTGGCTAA
- a CDS encoding glycosyltransferase family protein, with protein MRSKLNNSRLLIYSHDSFGLGHLRRCRTIAHELVDRYKGLSVLIITGSPIIGRFDFKARVDFIRIPGVIKLHNGEYTSLGLLIDLADTLALRESIILNTSKVFKPDIFLVDKEPGGLKDEVISTLEYFKDTDTQCILGLRDVMDSPALLKKEWQKKNVMPLLENLYDELWVYGPSEVSNPLKGLDIKQMVTDKTLFGGYLPRQLPQKIDTDSINFPERPYILVTPGGGGDGIEMIDWVLRAYESDPSLMPALFVLGPFMPATERNEFLRRAEVLPHVDALTFSNHLEHLMFEAEAVIAMGGYNTFCEILSFDKPAMILPRTQPREEQLIRARNAASIGLLSMLDLDSERATEVMVDGILKLLQQDKPSKHKLDKLLNGLDFVADRFGELVAK; from the coding sequence GTGCGCAGTAAATTAAATAATAGCCGTCTGCTTATCTATAGCCATGACTCTTTCGGTCTTGGGCATTTACGTCGCTGCAGAACTATCGCGCATGAGCTTGTTGACCGATACAAGGGCTTGTCGGTGCTTATTATTACGGGTTCGCCGATTATTGGCCGTTTTGATTTCAAAGCCCGTGTTGATTTTATTCGTATACCCGGTGTGATCAAACTGCATAATGGCGAATACACTTCACTCGGCTTACTTATCGATCTTGCTGATACATTGGCATTACGTGAATCAATTATTCTTAATACCTCAAAAGTATTCAAGCCGGACATTTTTCTTGTTGATAAAGAACCGGGTGGCTTAAAAGATGAAGTTATTAGTACCTTAGAATATTTTAAAGACACAGATACGCAGTGCATCCTCGGTCTACGTGATGTGATGGATTCGCCTGCGTTATTGAAGAAAGAGTGGCAGAAGAAAAATGTTATGCCGTTACTCGAGAATCTTTATGATGAACTGTGGGTTTATGGTCCATCTGAAGTGTCGAACCCATTAAAAGGGCTGGACATCAAACAAATGGTGACAGATAAGACCTTGTTTGGTGGTTATTTACCTCGACAGTTGCCGCAAAAAATAGATACCGATTCTATCAATTTCCCCGAGCGCCCTTATATTTTGGTTACCCCTGGTGGCGGCGGTGATGGTATCGAGATGATTGACTGGGTGCTCCGTGCTTATGAAAGTGATCCATCCTTGATGCCTGCTTTGTTTGTGCTTGGTCCTTTCATGCCAGCCACTGAACGTAATGAGTTTTTGCGCAGAGCTGAAGTACTTCCTCATGTTGATGCGCTGACATTTAGTAATCACCTTGAGCATTTAATGTTTGAGGCTGAAGCTGTGATCGCAATGGGCGGGTACAATACGTTTTGTGAGATCTTATCGTTTGATAAACCCGCAATGATACTGCCGCGTACACAACCACGTGAAGAACAGCTTATTCGCGCACGTAATGCAGCGTCGATAGGGTTATTATCTATGCTTGATTTAGATTCAGAACGCGCAACAGAAGTCATGGTTGACGGCATTTTAAAATTATTACAGCAGGATAAGCCGAGTAAACATAAACTCGATAAATTACTAAACGGTTTAGACTTTGTCGCTGATCGATTTGGTGAGCTAGTCGCAAAGTAA
- a CDS encoding mechanosensitive ion channel family protein: MHKIIRLSVSSRMVATLFIGMLLMLSNIPLVHANDAVYLSPDYAAENNLPVSNTVAQGAGDEQQSTAQPPGRKRGGHENRITDEERTWRVLGSGKQWGKDKEYHYKNDDMARFIFLMDAKDRKNKLLASLALWPDHQEKLINNLTDGQGAARFSSLFTIFVLMLVCGFIVERIASLKMDSFSEGVAKEKDSSFKENLDYLLMRGFFQYVGIAIFALTAALIAIYNYAETDPFRLLSLHALGLVVKIRSLTVILRLIFAPYARGNRLFKIDCESASRLYWSSLGFMAVYLTITTFWRILVVFSLDPILFALVIPSTGMIMNILSIAFIWFNRRTIEAMFASGKQTSSAFTRFLRQTWTSVFTIWLFIAWVFWATYEFLGYYEQADNFTPIWWLTFTYPILDRFIFVALGQLKRISWLQSHSFEQRCDKFINRVIIALRVIFAAVIFYHVDASFDHNAWEKLANSFGSFIQMFVDIIIVIIVAYAIWEVIQSAIERHLPVEIDDSGTSTLEGEGGGGGASRSETLLPLVRSFLLVFLFSCVVLMILSILGVEIAPLLAGAGIVGIAVGFGAQKLVQDVISGIFFLLDDAFRRGEYIEAAGLRGTVERISIRSITLRHHLGAIQTIPFSEMATVSNLSRDWITKKLEFRLDYRTDVEKVRKLIKKVGQKMLLHPEYGQHFLLPLKSQGVTRVEESALIFRMKFTCVPGEQWVIRREAFRLVQESLKANGIEFAHRSVHVLTQHEELNKDNIQASIENSAEMIEKVGAAAALSVSADIKKNDRIDSDYN; the protein is encoded by the coding sequence ATGCACAAGATTATTCGTTTAAGTGTCTCCAGCCGTATGGTTGCCACACTATTTATTGGCATGCTGTTGATGCTAAGTAATATTCCATTAGTGCATGCGAATGATGCCGTTTATTTATCACCAGACTATGCTGCTGAAAATAACTTACCAGTAAGCAATACTGTCGCGCAGGGCGCAGGTGATGAGCAACAATCAACAGCTCAACCTCCAGGTCGTAAGCGTGGTGGTCATGAAAATAGAATAACCGATGAAGAGCGAACCTGGCGTGTTTTAGGTTCTGGAAAACAATGGGGTAAAGATAAAGAATATCACTATAAAAATGATGATATGGCGCGTTTTATTTTCTTAATGGATGCAAAAGACCGTAAGAATAAGTTATTGGCTAGCTTGGCTTTGTGGCCCGATCATCAAGAAAAATTGATTAATAATCTGACCGACGGCCAAGGTGCTGCTCGTTTCTCATCTTTATTTACTATTTTTGTATTGATGCTGGTTTGTGGTTTTATTGTAGAGCGTATCGCCAGTCTTAAAATGGATTCTTTTTCTGAAGGTGTTGCTAAAGAAAAAGACAGTAGTTTCAAGGAGAACCTTGATTATTTATTAATGCGTGGTTTTTTCCAATATGTTGGTATCGCAATTTTTGCTTTAACAGCCGCGCTGATTGCTATTTATAACTACGCAGAAACAGACCCATTCCGACTACTCAGCCTGCATGCTTTAGGTTTAGTTGTAAAAATAAGATCGCTTACAGTGATATTAAGGCTGATCTTTGCACCCTATGCTCGCGGTAATCGACTATTTAAAATAGATTGTGAATCGGCAAGTCGCTTGTATTGGTCAAGCCTTGGCTTTATGGCTGTTTATCTTACTATTACTACGTTCTGGCGTATCTTAGTGGTGTTCTCATTAGATCCAATTCTATTTGCTCTGGTTATTCCTTCTACTGGTATGATCATGAATATACTATCTATTGCTTTCATTTGGTTTAATCGCAGAACGATTGAAGCAATGTTTGCAAGCGGTAAGCAAACTAGTTCAGCCTTTACACGATTCCTACGCCAAACATGGACTAGCGTATTTACTATTTGGCTATTCATTGCTTGGGTATTTTGGGCTACGTATGAATTTTTGGGTTATTACGAACAAGCAGATAACTTTACGCCTATTTGGTGGTTAACCTTTACCTATCCAATCTTAGACCGTTTTATTTTTGTGGCGCTTGGTCAGCTTAAGCGCATATCCTGGTTGCAGAGTCATTCGTTTGAACAACGTTGTGATAAGTTTATTAATCGTGTGATCATCGCTCTCCGCGTGATTTTTGCCGCTGTTATTTTTTATCACGTTGATGCTAGTTTTGATCATAACGCATGGGAAAAATTAGCGAATAGCTTTGGTAGCTTCATCCAAATGTTTGTGGATATCATCATCGTTATTATTGTCGCTTATGCTATTTGGGAAGTGATTCAATCTGCGATAGAACGCCATTTACCGGTTGAAATTGATGATAGTGGCACATCGACACTAGAAGGTGAAGGTGGCGGTGGCGGTGCATCGCGTTCGGAAACACTACTGCCACTCGTGCGCTCGTTTTTATTAGTCTTCTTGTTTTCGTGCGTAGTATTGATGATTTTAAGCATTCTAGGGGTGGAAATTGCACCATTACTTGCTGGTGCCGGTATTGTCGGTATTGCGGTCGGCTTCGGTGCTCAGAAACTGGTACAGGATGTTATTTCAGGTATTTTCTTTTTACTTGATGATGCATTTCGCCGTGGTGAGTACATTGAGGCTGCTGGATTACGTGGTACGGTTGAGCGTATTTCGATTCGTTCAATTACCTTACGCCATCACCTTGGTGCGATACAAACAATCCCCTTTAGTGAAATGGCGACCGTGAGTAACTTATCTCGAGATTGGATCACCAAGAAACTAGAGTTTAGATTAGATTACAGAACCGATGTTGAAAAGGTTCGTAAGTTAATAAAAAAAGTCGGTCAGAAAATGTTATTACATCCTGAATATGGGCAGCATTTCTTATTACCGCTAAAGTCACAAGGGGTAACGAGGGTTGAAGAGTCTGCGCTTATTTTCCGCATGAAGTTTACTTGTGTTCCTGGTGAGCAATGGGTTATTCGCCGTGAAGCATTTAGATTAGTGCAAGAATCACTAAAAGCAAATGGCATTGAGTTCGCGCATCGATCAGTCCATGTATTAACGCAACATGAAGAGTTAAATAAAGATAATATTCAGGCGAGTATTGAGAATAGTGCGGAAATGATTGAAAAAGTAGGTGCTGCAGCGGCATTAAGTGTGTCTGCAGATATTAAAAAGAACGATAGAATAGATTCGGATTATAACTAA
- a CDS encoding glycosyltransferase family 4 protein — translation MANTAARAGLNRRVKIGVAFYAPLKSPSHPNPSGDRKIARLFIRALEQAGYHVELASQLRSFDKAGDVLRQQRLIDLAKKEAGRIMRRWHQQSFTPQAWFTYHLYYKAPDLIGPIICQSLNIPYIVAEASWAEKRAVGGWALYHQQVATGLKLASKVVCINPRDKIALTDFYDDFFPKTYAASYTGSLVKSNSPLVSLNAFIDDLPVRHSSISHSCIPHKTTAMNKVVPGCVTRQDLADLYGLDINLPWLITIAMMRSGDKFSSYQQLSTVVDLLQQPYQLLIIGEGVMQPEVQALFTQHKQVKFAGAVENSQIRQLLPHFELLVWPAINEALGMIFLEAQQAGVAVVAGDQGGVSSIVSNNVTGILVDAYDASALSLAVDNLLTDPAQLNAMKQAAIQYVALHHSIDASALQLKLVIEEAIYEAIESTDLKDNTPS, via the coding sequence GTGGCTAATACGGCTGCTAGAGCAGGTCTTAATAGAAGAGTAAAAATAGGCGTCGCATTTTATGCGCCGCTTAAGTCACCCTCACACCCAAACCCATCGGGTGATCGTAAAATCGCCCGATTATTTATCCGCGCACTAGAGCAAGCTGGTTATCATGTTGAACTGGCGAGTCAGTTACGTTCTTTTGATAAAGCTGGCGATGTCCTGCGTCAACAGCGACTCATTGACCTTGCTAAGAAAGAAGCAGGCAGGATCATGCGACGCTGGCACCAGCAAAGCTTTACGCCGCAAGCTTGGTTTACCTACCACTTATATTATAAAGCGCCAGATCTCATTGGCCCCATTATTTGTCAAAGCCTCAATATTCCATACATAGTGGCAGAGGCGTCATGGGCCGAGAAACGAGCTGTTGGCGGTTGGGCGTTGTATCATCAGCAAGTCGCTACGGGGTTGAAGCTCGCGAGTAAGGTTGTGTGTATTAATCCAAGGGATAAAATTGCGCTGACTGATTTCTATGATGATTTCTTTCCCAAGACTTATGCCGCTAGTTATACCGGCAGCTTGGTAAAATCGAACTCTCCCCTAGTATCTCTAAATGCTTTTATTGACGATCTACCTGTTCGTCACAGCAGTATTAGTCACAGCTGTATTCCTCATAAAACTACAGCGATGAACAAAGTCGTGCCAGGTTGTGTCACAAGGCAAGATTTGGCTGATTTGTACGGTTTGGACATCAACTTACCTTGGCTTATCACTATCGCGATGATGCGCAGTGGAGATAAATTCTCTTCCTATCAACAACTTAGTACCGTCGTTGATTTGTTACAGCAGCCTTATCAATTATTAATTATTGGTGAAGGTGTAATGCAACCTGAAGTGCAGGCTCTTTTCACACAACATAAGCAAGTGAAGTTTGCTGGCGCTGTTGAAAATAGTCAAATAAGACAATTATTACCACATTTCGAATTATTAGTTTGGCCAGCGATAAATGAAGCCCTTGGCATGATCTTTCTAGAAGCTCAGCAAGCGGGCGTAGCCGTTGTTGCTGGCGATCAAGGTGGCGTTAGCTCAATTGTAAGTAATAATGTCACAGGCATTCTTGTCGACGCATATGACGCGAGTGCCTTGTCATTAGCGGTTGATAATTTGTTGACTGATCCTGCGCAATTAAATGCAATGAAACAAGCTGCAATTCAGTATGTTGCCTTACATCATTCTATCGACGCCAGCGCGTTACAGCTTAAGTTGGTGATTGAGGAAGCTATCTATGAAGCTATCGAGAGTACAGACCTAAAGGATAATACACCGTCATGA
- a CDS encoding porin — protein MKKTILASAILLAGAANAAEVYSNDDTTISLGGSFRGNVVVNSSDDVKFQDAGSRFDIKAVKDIEDGLKAFGHLEVKYSGSTGDTLYMQKAIVGLEHDVYGTATLGKQMGLNDDLVMNDFSYENGVYNEDNALFGSDSEDQLKYAKSFGGASVVVSLMDQDTYAIGGTYEVAGLTVGGSYNIANDRTVNAVVVDNSTYIVGAQYSLDALTLGVQYQSSEVGSEDFSAYGLGAHYQLGQAGVYAMYDVLDGKFDDSVLKGDGSIIVLGADYELVKDVKAYVEFDSSDFDVDGSASSDSDEKVTIGARVYF, from the coding sequence ATGAAAAAGACTATTCTTGCTTCTGCAATCTTATTAGCTGGCGCTGCAAACGCTGCTGAAGTTTATAGCAACGATGACACAACTATCTCTCTAGGTGGTTCTTTCCGTGGTAACGTTGTTGTTAACAGTTCTGATGACGTTAAATTCCAAGATGCTGGTTCACGTTTCGATATTAAAGCAGTTAAAGATATTGAAGATGGTCTTAAAGCTTTCGGTCATTTAGAAGTTAAATATAGCGGTAGCACTGGCGATACGCTATATATGCAAAAAGCGATTGTTGGTTTAGAGCATGACGTATACGGTACTGCTACTCTAGGTAAACAAATGGGTCTGAATGATGACTTAGTAATGAACGATTTCTCTTACGAGAACGGTGTTTATAACGAAGATAATGCTTTATTTGGTTCTGATTCAGAAGACCAACTTAAATATGCTAAATCATTCGGCGGCGCATCTGTAGTTGTTTCATTAATGGACCAAGATACTTATGCTATCGGTGGTACTTATGAAGTTGCTGGCTTAACAGTTGGTGGTTCTTACAATATTGCTAATGACCGTACAGTTAATGCAGTTGTTGTAGATAACTCTACTTATATCGTAGGTGCTCAATACTCACTTGACGCATTAACGTTAGGTGTTCAATACCAATCAAGTGAAGTTGGTAGCGAAGATTTCTCTGCATATGGTCTAGGTGCTCATTACCAATTAGGTCAAGCTGGCGTATACGCTATGTATGATGTACTAGATGGTAAATTTGATGATTCAGTACTTAAAGGCGACGGTTCTATCATCGTTCTAGGTGCTGATTATGAACTTGTTAAAGACGTTAAAGCATACGTAGAATTCGATTCAAGTGATTTTGATGTAGATGGTTCTGCTTCATCTGACTCTGATGAAAAAGTTACAATCGGTGCTCGTGTATACTTCTAA
- a CDS encoding glycosyltransferase family protein encodes MSAPRIMYYVQYLLGIGHVRRSSLIVQALCEQGAQVDVIFGGMPVPSMSFGNATMHQLMAVKSADSGFSGLAKADGTPVSDDDKKQRTQALLALCETLQPDLIVTETYPFGRRQMRFELLPLLDWAKSQDKPPVLVSSIRDILQRRSTVREQEYVNLVKTYYQHVLVHGDEHFYPLARSFPVADMIADKISYSGYVCPTLVNQPNSPKTRDTIVVSVGGGSIGKDILVAVMALYNSGFAADKKWLLITGPNMDCADKAYFQAQQQSNLQVVDLADDFLSELSNAYVSISRAGYNTVMDLLLTGVPAVVIPFEGEGETEQLARSEVLAEAKVLQFVKNDELSVDTLKAAINNAINSTAETVNIDNQGAPQSAKLLIEWAIEKGATAKY; translated from the coding sequence ATGTCAGCACCGCGTATTATGTATTATGTGCAATATTTATTAGGTATTGGTCACGTTCGTAGGTCATCTCTTATTGTGCAAGCGCTTTGTGAGCAAGGCGCTCAGGTTGATGTTATTTTTGGTGGCATGCCAGTGCCGAGTATGTCTTTTGGTAATGCGACAATGCACCAGTTAATGGCTGTAAAGAGTGCTGATTCCGGTTTTAGTGGCTTAGCTAAAGCAGATGGCACACCAGTCAGTGATGATGATAAAAAACAGCGTACACAGGCTTTATTAGCGCTTTGTGAAACGCTCCAACCAGATTTAATTGTCACTGAAACATATCCATTTGGGCGCAGACAAATGCGCTTTGAATTGTTACCCCTGCTAGATTGGGCTAAATCGCAAGATAAGCCGCCAGTGCTTGTTTCATCTATCCGCGATATTTTACAGCGACGTTCAACGGTCAGAGAACAAGAATACGTTAATCTAGTTAAAACCTATTACCAGCATGTATTAGTACATGGTGATGAGCATTTTTATCCATTAGCAAGAAGTTTCCCTGTTGCTGATATGATTGCTGATAAAATCAGTTATTCTGGCTATGTGTGCCCGACATTGGTTAATCAACCTAATTCACCTAAAACAAGGGATACGATAGTGGTATCCGTGGGCGGCGGTAGTATTGGCAAAGATATTTTAGTTGCGGTGATGGCGCTGTATAACAGTGGATTTGCAGCGGATAAAAAGTGGTTACTGATCACTGGGCCAAATATGGACTGCGCTGATAAAGCGTATTTCCAAGCGCAGCAGCAGTCAAATTTACAAGTGGTCGATCTTGCTGATGACTTTTTAAGTGAGCTCAGTAATGCTTACGTGTCAATTTCCAGAGCCGGTTATAACACTGTAATGGATTTATTATTAACAGGCGTTCCCGCTGTCGTGATCCCGTTTGAAGGGGAGGGCGAGACTGAGCAGTTAGCGCGAAGTGAAGTACTGGCTGAAGCGAAAGTGCTGCAGTTCGTCAAGAATGATGAGTTGAGTGTCGACACATTAAAAGCGGCGATTAACAATGCAATTAACAGCACTGCTGAAACGGTTAATATCGATAATCAAGGCGCACCACAAAGCGCTAAATTACTTATTGAGTGGGCTATTGAAAAAGGTGCAACTGCGAAGTATTAG